One Peterkaempfera bronchialis DNA window includes the following coding sequences:
- a CDS encoding uridine kinase family protein: protein MVAATGWDGGGRPSVERVVEAVARLTSGAPGGAAATRLVAVDGPGGSGKSTLAAAVAERLPGGAAATAVVHGDDFYRPMDEQERAGLSPEQGYRRYFDWERLRQEVLEPLRAGRPARYRRYDWATGALGGWAEEVRPGGVVLVEGVYTARPELERWYDLTVWVHTSREECLRRVRARGENDEAWIVRWRAAEEYGATATRPELRAGLVVGGA, encoded by the coding sequence GTGGTGGCGGCGACGGGCTGGGACGGGGGCGGCAGACCGTCCGTCGAACGGGTGGTGGAGGCGGTCGCCCGGCTGACGTCGGGCGCCCCGGGAGGGGCGGCGGCCACCCGGCTGGTCGCGGTGGACGGGCCGGGCGGTTCGGGCAAGTCGACCCTGGCGGCGGCGGTCGCGGAGCGGCTGCCGGGCGGCGCGGCGGCGACGGCGGTGGTGCACGGCGACGACTTCTACCGGCCGATGGACGAGCAGGAGCGGGCCGGGCTGAGCCCGGAGCAGGGCTACCGGCGCTACTTCGACTGGGAGCGGCTGCGCCAGGAGGTCCTGGAGCCGCTGCGAGCGGGGCGTCCGGCGCGCTACCGCCGGTACGACTGGGCCACCGGCGCGCTGGGCGGCTGGGCGGAGGAGGTGCGGCCGGGCGGGGTGGTGCTGGTGGAGGGCGTGTACACGGCGCGGCCGGAGTTGGAGCGCTGGTACGACCTGACGGTCTGGGTGCACACCTCGCGCGAGGAGTGCCTGCGCCGGGTGCGGGCGCGCGGCGAGAACGACGAGGCGTGGATCGTGCGCTGGCGCGCGGCGGAGGAGTACGGTGCGACGGCCACGCGGCCGGAGCTGCGGGCCGGGCTGGTGGTCGGCGGAGCGTGA
- a CDS encoding M16 family metallopeptidase, with amino-acid sequence MANPAPASSSGGLAITEHRLANGLRVVLSEDHLTPVAAVCLWYDVGSRHEVKGRTGLAHLFEHLMFQGSANVPGNGHFELVQGAGGSLNGTTSFERTNYFETMPAHQLELALWLEADRMGSLLAALDQNGLDNQRDVVKNERRQRYDNVPYGTAFEKLTAMSFPEGHPYHHTPIGSMADLDAADLEDARAFFSTYYAPNNAVLSVVGDIDPEETLRWVEKYFGTIPAHDGKPEPRDGSLPPVMGEELRLTVREEVPSRALMAAYRLPNDGTREADAADLALTVLGSGESSRLYNRLVRRDRTAVAAGFGLLRLAGAPSLGWLDVKTSGDATVESIEAAVDEELARFAAEGPTPEELERAQAQIEREWLDRLQTVSGRADELCRFAVLFGDPGRANTALSRVLDVTAEEVRAVAAQRLRPDNRAVLVYEPVHPETTEAAPETPDASEISADSAGSSNASNASDATEGGAA; translated from the coding sequence ATGGCCAACCCGGCCCCCGCCTCCTCCTCCGGAGGTCTTGCCATCACCGAGCACCGCCTGGCCAACGGCCTGCGCGTGGTGCTCTCCGAGGACCACCTCACGCCGGTCGCCGCCGTCTGCCTCTGGTACGACGTCGGCTCCCGCCACGAGGTGAAGGGCCGCACCGGCCTTGCCCACCTCTTCGAGCACCTGATGTTCCAGGGCTCGGCCAACGTCCCGGGCAACGGGCACTTCGAGCTGGTCCAGGGCGCCGGCGGCTCCCTCAACGGCACCACCAGCTTCGAGCGCACCAACTACTTCGAGACCATGCCCGCCCACCAACTGGAGCTCGCCCTCTGGCTGGAGGCCGACCGGATGGGCTCGCTGCTCGCAGCGCTGGACCAGAACGGCCTGGACAACCAGCGCGACGTGGTGAAGAACGAGCGCCGCCAGCGGTACGACAATGTGCCCTACGGCACCGCCTTTGAGAAGCTCACCGCGATGTCCTTCCCCGAGGGCCACCCCTACCACCACACGCCCATCGGCTCCATGGCCGACCTGGACGCGGCCGACCTCGAAGACGCCCGCGCCTTCTTCTCCACCTACTACGCGCCCAACAACGCGGTGCTCTCGGTGGTCGGCGACATCGACCCCGAGGAGACACTGCGCTGGGTCGAGAAGTACTTCGGCACCATCCCCGCGCACGACGGCAAGCCCGAGCCGCGCGACGGCTCGCTGCCGCCCGTCATGGGGGAGGAGCTGCGGCTCACCGTCCGCGAGGAGGTCCCCTCCCGGGCCCTGATGGCCGCCTACCGGCTGCCCAACGACGGCACCCGCGAGGCCGACGCCGCCGACCTGGCGCTCACCGTGCTCGGCTCCGGCGAGTCCAGCCGCCTCTACAACCGGCTGGTGCGCCGCGACCGTACCGCCGTCGCCGCCGGCTTCGGCCTGCTGCGGCTGGCCGGGGCGCCCTCGCTCGGCTGGCTCGACGTCAAGACCTCCGGCGATGCCACCGTCGAGTCCATCGAGGCGGCCGTGGACGAGGAGTTGGCCCGCTTCGCCGCCGAGGGGCCCACCCCGGAGGAGCTGGAGCGGGCCCAGGCCCAGATCGAGCGCGAGTGGCTGGACCGGCTCCAGACCGTCTCCGGCCGCGCCGACGAGCTGTGCCGCTTCGCCGTCCTGTTCGGCGACCCCGGCCGGGCCAACACCGCGCTCTCCCGGGTCCTGGACGTCACCGCCGAGGAGGTCCGCGCCGTCGCCGCGCAGCGGCTGCGGCCCGACAACCGGGCCGTCCTGGTCTACGAACCCGTCCACCCCGAAACCACCGAAGCCGCGCCGGAGACTCCGGACGCATCCGAGATCTCCGCCGACTCCGCTGGTTCTTCCAACGCCTCCAACGCCTCCGACGCCACCGAGGGAGGCGCCGCATGA
- a CDS encoding M16 family metallopeptidase, whose protein sequence is MTGITPTMTFHPRPEAGTPTPWAFPAPDRSTLENGLTVLQCHRPGQQLVAVEVLLDAPLAAEPQGLDGVATILARAFSEGTDTLTAEEFAAELERAGATMDAHADHPCVRVSLEVPASRLERGLTLLADALRAPALPQHEIERLVANRLDEIVHELANPARRAAFALYGDLFDDADRLSRPRAGSAETVQGIDRAAVRDFYTAHVRPATATAVIVGDLDGVDLPGILGRTLGAWTGDKAEPSTTAPVTADDHARVIIVDRPGSVQTQLLIGRVGPDRHDDVWAAQVLGTYCLGGTLTSRLDRVLREEKGYTYGVRALSQPLRSAPDGSGRVLLAITGSVDTPSTAPALADTWTVLRTLAADGLTDAERDVAVQNLVGVAPLKYETSAAVAGTLTDQVEQGLPDDYQAQVYRRLAEVTTAEATAAVVAAFPPERLVTVLVGDASVIADPVRELGIGDVTVVLP, encoded by the coding sequence ATGACCGGCATCACGCCCACCATGACCTTCCACCCCCGCCCCGAGGCGGGCACCCCCACCCCGTGGGCGTTCCCCGCCCCCGACCGCTCCACGCTGGAGAACGGCCTCACCGTGCTCCAGTGCCACCGGCCCGGCCAGCAACTGGTCGCCGTAGAGGTGCTGCTCGACGCGCCGCTCGCCGCCGAGCCGCAGGGCCTGGACGGCGTGGCCACCATCCTCGCCCGGGCCTTCAGCGAGGGCACCGACACCCTCACCGCCGAGGAGTTCGCCGCCGAGCTGGAGCGGGCGGGCGCCACCATGGACGCCCACGCCGACCACCCCTGCGTACGGGTCTCCCTGGAGGTCCCCGCCTCCCGCCTGGAGCGCGGCCTCACCCTGCTCGCCGACGCGCTGCGCGCCCCCGCCCTGCCCCAGCACGAGATCGAGCGGCTGGTCGCCAACCGCCTGGACGAGATCGTCCACGAGCTGGCCAACCCCGCCCGCCGCGCCGCCTTCGCCCTCTACGGCGACCTCTTCGACGACGCCGACCGGCTGTCCCGGCCCCGGGCCGGTTCCGCCGAGACCGTCCAGGGCATCGACCGGGCCGCCGTACGGGACTTCTACACCGCACACGTCCGCCCGGCCACCGCCACCGCCGTCATCGTCGGTGACCTCGACGGCGTCGACCTGCCCGGCATCCTCGGCCGCACCCTGGGCGCCTGGACCGGCGACAAGGCCGAACCCAGCACCACCGCCCCGGTCACCGCCGACGACCACGCCCGCGTGATCATCGTGGACCGGCCGGGCTCGGTGCAGACCCAGCTGCTCATCGGCCGCGTCGGACCCGACCGCCACGACGACGTCTGGGCCGCCCAGGTGCTCGGCACCTACTGCCTCGGCGGCACCCTCACCTCCCGGCTGGACCGGGTGCTCCGCGAGGAGAAGGGCTACACCTACGGCGTCCGCGCCCTCAGCCAGCCGCTGCGCTCCGCGCCCGACGGCTCCGGCCGGGTCCTGCTCGCCATCACCGGCTCGGTGGACACCCCCTCCACCGCCCCGGCGCTGGCCGACACCTGGACCGTGCTGCGCACCCTCGCCGCCGACGGCCTCACCGACGCCGAACGCGACGTCGCCGTGCAGAACCTGGTCGGCGTGGCACCGCTGAAGTACGAGACCTCCGCCGCCGTCGCCGGCACCCTCACCGACCAGGTCGAGCAGGGACTGCCCGACGACTACCAGGCCCAGGTCTACCGGCGGCTCGCCGAGGTCACCACCGCCGAGGCGACCGCCGCCGTGGTCGCGGCGTTCCCGCCGGAGCGGCTGGTCACCGTGCTGGTCGGGGACGCCTCGGTGATCGCCGACCCGGTCAGGGAGCTCGGCATCGGCGACGTCACCGTCGTCCTGCCCTGA
- a CDS encoding HIT family protein has product MECVFCAVVAGSVPAHVVHRDEWTVAFLDRRPLFPGHTLVVPYGHVETLAELPAELLEPYFSVVQRVAAAMEGALGAAGSFVAANNRISQSVPHLHVHVVPRNPKDGLRGFFWPRGRYRDEEEAAEVADRLRAALEG; this is encoded by the coding sequence ATGGAGTGCGTCTTCTGCGCCGTGGTCGCCGGGTCGGTTCCGGCGCATGTGGTCCACCGGGACGAGTGGACGGTGGCGTTCCTGGACCGTCGGCCGCTCTTTCCCGGGCACACGCTGGTGGTGCCGTACGGGCATGTGGAGACGCTGGCTGAGCTGCCCGCCGAACTGCTGGAGCCGTACTTCTCGGTGGTGCAGCGGGTGGCGGCGGCGATGGAGGGGGCGCTGGGCGCGGCGGGGTCGTTTGTGGCGGCCAACAACCGGATCAGCCAGTCGGTGCCGCATCTCCATGTGCATGTGGTGCCCCGGAATCCCAAGGATGGGTTGCGTGGATTCTTCTGGCCCCGGGGTCGCTACCGCGACGAGGAGGAGGCGGCCGAGGTGGCGGACCGGCTGCGGGCGGCGTTGGAGGGGTGA
- a CDS encoding MSMEG_6728 family protein has protein sequence MQTFLPYPDFAASAAVLDTRRLGKQRVEVLQVARALVWPVYGWKNHPAVAMWRGFVPALAAYGLAVCHRWQQLGHRDTVADQLREYTGPGGPRPQCDLAAAGLLPPWLGDEAVHLSHRSALLRKDPAHYRAVFEPGLPDDLPYTWPDPAFPHWPVRRGHDRPLTLEQAVHTLGIEPPDRRTRDAVAAVATGHDADLAVRSRTAAGTAALLAGLCTPGTTVWTTPGDPLPTAAPAPPKPPPPPPPPVPAPRPAHRTPPPEPRCGPSRPPIPNSVS, from the coding sequence GTGCAGACCTTCCTGCCCTACCCCGACTTCGCCGCCAGCGCGGCCGTGCTGGACACCCGGCGGCTCGGCAAGCAGCGCGTCGAGGTTCTCCAGGTGGCGCGCGCCCTGGTCTGGCCCGTGTACGGCTGGAAGAACCACCCCGCCGTCGCCATGTGGCGCGGCTTCGTCCCCGCCCTCGCCGCCTACGGCCTGGCCGTCTGCCACCGCTGGCAGCAACTCGGCCACCGCGACACCGTCGCCGACCAACTCCGCGAGTACACCGGACCCGGCGGCCCCCGCCCGCAATGCGACCTCGCCGCAGCCGGGCTGCTCCCGCCCTGGCTCGGCGACGAAGCCGTCCACCTCAGCCACCGCTCCGCCCTGCTGCGCAAGGACCCCGCCCACTACCGCGCCGTCTTCGAACCCGGCCTCCCCGACGATCTCCCGTACACCTGGCCCGACCCGGCCTTCCCACACTGGCCCGTGCGGCGCGGCCACGACCGCCCGCTCACCCTGGAGCAGGCCGTACACACGCTGGGCATCGAACCACCGGACCGCCGCACCCGCGACGCCGTGGCGGCCGTCGCCACCGGCCACGACGCCGACCTGGCCGTACGCTCCCGCACCGCCGCCGGTACCGCCGCCCTGCTGGCCGGGCTCTGCACGCCCGGCACCACCGTCTGGACCACCCCCGGCGACCCCCTCCCCACCGCCGCCCCTGCTCCCCCGAAGCCCCCTCCTCCTCCACCACCACCAGTACCAGCACCACGGCCCGCCCACCGGACGCCGCCGCCCGAGCCGCGATGCGGACCGAGCAGACCGCCGATCCCGAATTCCGTTTCCTGA
- a CDS encoding DNA gyrase/topoisomerase IV subunit A: MARRSSPTPPPGDFEERILDVDVVDEMQGSFLEYAYSVIYSRALPDARDGLKPVHRRIVYQANEMGLRPDRSHVKSARVVGEVMGRLHPHGDAAIYDTLVRLAQPFSMRLPLIDGHGNFGSLGNDDPPAAMRYTESKLTSAAMAMVESIDEETVDFGPNYDGSEREPIVLPAAFPNLLVNGASGIAVGMATNMPPHNLGEVVAAARHLIKHPTADLDALMRFVPGPDLPTGGRIVGLSGIRDAYESGRGTFKIRATTTIEDVTARRKGIVVTELPYNVGPEKVIAKIKDLVGSKKLQGIADVKDLTDRAHGLRLVIEVKNGFVPEAVLEQLYKLTPMEESFGINNVALVDGQPLTLGLKELLEVYVDHRFEVVRRRSEFRRTKRRDRLHLVEGLLVALVDIDEVIALIRASENAGQAKDRLMERFSLSEVQTAYILDTPLRRLTRFDRIELEAEQEKLHREIAELTEILESDTKLRSVVSGELASVAKQFGTERRTVLLEAGAAPTAAAVPLQVADDPCRVLLSSTGLLARTADGGAFEPGEQRAKHDVIVSAVPATARGDIGAVTSAGRVLRLSVIDLPALPPSSAAPTLAGGAAAGEFLELASGERVLALTTLDESSPGLALGTVQGVVKRVVPDWPANKDEFEVIGLKEGDTVVGAVELRTGEEDLVFITSDAQLLRFQASQVRPQGRPAGGMAGVKLADGARVLSFTAVDPAADAVVLSVATASGTLDGGGTQSTWKATPFEQYPRKGRATGGVRCQRFLRGEDALAFAWAGPAPARAATASGSPVDLPERDPRRDGSGTPVTHQVAAVAGPV; this comes from the coding sequence ATGGCCCGCCGCAGTTCGCCTACCCCGCCGCCCGGCGACTTCGAGGAGCGGATCCTCGATGTCGACGTCGTGGACGAGATGCAGGGCTCCTTCCTGGAGTACGCCTACTCCGTCATCTATTCCCGCGCCCTGCCCGACGCCCGCGACGGCCTCAAGCCGGTGCATCGCCGGATCGTCTACCAGGCCAATGAGATGGGGCTGCGCCCCGACCGCAGCCATGTGAAGTCGGCCCGGGTGGTCGGCGAGGTGATGGGCCGGCTGCACCCGCACGGCGACGCCGCGATCTACGACACCCTGGTGCGGCTGGCACAGCCGTTCTCCATGCGGCTGCCGCTGATCGACGGCCATGGCAACTTCGGCTCGCTGGGCAATGACGACCCGCCGGCCGCGATGCGGTACACCGAGTCCAAGCTGACCTCCGCCGCCATGGCGATGGTGGAGTCGATCGACGAGGAGACCGTCGACTTCGGCCCCAACTACGACGGCAGCGAGCGCGAGCCGATCGTGCTGCCCGCCGCCTTCCCCAATCTGCTGGTCAACGGCGCCTCCGGGATCGCGGTCGGCATGGCGACCAATATGCCGCCGCACAACCTGGGCGAGGTGGTCGCCGCCGCCCGGCACCTGATCAAGCACCCCACCGCCGACCTGGACGCCCTGATGCGGTTCGTGCCGGGTCCGGACCTGCCCACCGGAGGCCGGATCGTCGGCCTGTCGGGCATCCGGGACGCGTACGAGAGCGGCCGTGGCACCTTCAAGATCCGTGCCACCACGACGATCGAGGACGTCACGGCCCGCCGCAAGGGCATCGTGGTCACCGAGCTGCCGTACAACGTCGGCCCGGAGAAGGTGATCGCCAAGATCAAGGACCTGGTCGGGTCCAAGAAGCTCCAGGGCATCGCCGATGTGAAGGACCTCACCGACCGCGCGCACGGGCTGCGGCTGGTCATCGAGGTCAAGAACGGCTTTGTGCCGGAAGCGGTGCTGGAGCAGCTCTACAAGCTGACGCCGATGGAGGAGTCCTTCGGCATCAACAATGTGGCGCTGGTGGACGGGCAGCCGCTGACGCTCGGCCTGAAGGAGCTGCTGGAGGTCTATGTCGACCACCGCTTCGAGGTGGTGCGGCGGCGCAGCGAGTTCCGGCGGACCAAGCGGCGGGACCGGCTGCACCTGGTCGAGGGTCTGCTGGTCGCCCTGGTCGACATCGACGAGGTCATCGCCCTCATCCGGGCCAGCGAGAACGCCGGTCAGGCCAAGGACCGGCTGATGGAGCGGTTCTCGCTCTCCGAGGTGCAGACCGCCTACATCCTGGACACCCCGCTGCGGCGGCTCACCCGGTTCGACCGGATCGAGCTGGAGGCCGAGCAGGAGAAGCTGCACCGGGAGATCGCCGAGCTGACCGAGATCCTGGAGTCGGACACCAAGCTGCGCAGCGTGGTCTCCGGCGAACTGGCCTCCGTGGCCAAGCAGTTCGGCACCGAGCGGCGTACGGTCCTGCTGGAGGCCGGGGCGGCCCCGACGGCCGCCGCCGTACCGCTCCAGGTCGCCGACGACCCCTGCCGGGTGCTGCTCTCCTCCACCGGGCTGCTGGCCCGCACCGCCGACGGGGGCGCCTTTGAGCCGGGCGAGCAGCGGGCCAAGCACGATGTGATCGTCTCGGCCGTACCCGCCACCGCGCGCGGCGACATCGGAGCGGTGACCTCGGCCGGGCGGGTGCTCCGGCTCAGCGTCATCGACCTGCCCGCGCTGCCTCCCAGCTCCGCCGCGCCCACCCTGGCGGGCGGCGCGGCGGCCGGCGAGTTCCTGGAACTGGCCTCGGGCGAGCGGGTGTTGGCGCTGACCACGCTGGACGAGTCCTCGCCGGGCCTGGCGCTGGGCACGGTGCAGGGCGTGGTGAAGCGGGTGGTGCCGGACTGGCCGGCCAACAAGGACGAGTTCGAGGTGATCGGCCTCAAGGAGGGCGACACCGTGGTCGGCGCGGTGGAGCTGCGCACGGGTGAGGAGGACCTGGTCTTCATCACCTCCGACGCCCAACTGCTGCGCTTCCAGGCGTCCCAGGTCCGCCCGCAGGGCCGTCCGGCGGGCGGCATGGCGGGCGTCAAGCTGGCGGACGGTGCCCGGGTGCTCTCCTTCACGGCGGTGGACCCGGCGGCGGACGCGGTGGTCCTCTCGGTCGCCACGGCCTCCGGGACGCTGGACGGCGGCGGTACCCAGTCCACCTGGAAGGCCACCCCGTTCGAGCAGTACCCGAGGAAGGGCCGGGCCACCGGCGGCGTCCGCTGCCAGCGGTTCCTGCGCGGCGAGGACGCCCTGGCCTTCGCCTGGGCGGGCCCGGCCCCGGCCCGCGCCGCCACCGCCTCCGGCTCCCCGGTGGACCTGCCGGAGCGCGACCCGCGCCGCGACGGCTCGGGCACCCCGGTCACCCACCAGGTCGCGGCGGTCGCCGGACCGGTCTGA